From one Lolium rigidum isolate FL_2022 chromosome 4, APGP_CSIRO_Lrig_0.1, whole genome shotgun sequence genomic stretch:
- the LOC124646794 gene encoding toMV resistance protein Tm-2(2)-like, with translation MVYFVGFFARMIARRRLSGEIRSVEIILNKISNNRKYCRLEHKPSMAITFSAMAIAAWRDDLENAVGFGKDITILKGMLAPQNEGGCHPMFISIVGESGAGKNTLIKIICHQIGTEMDILIRYDMQPGCSGEEFLTTVYRMALRQLADRSQDQLVVEEQGTDTGDKLRHLLAGKRYLLILSGISSKTMLNGVRASLPDPDVNNDDGSRVMLILDTENEEVAWHANTLNKPGVDGVHLLTPLGQARSGQLFYWKALRKGQYELWLSASKKRTNWKREDDLNEEEEEDRNESYRDYDLQGLVYGATGGHPMAIVLLAGLLRFKQRHVQWNAIMQQLNHDNFHTQSLPAQLGNNTRRSLETIFWMSFEDLRDDLKSCFLYLAAYPKDTCHAADEIIQMWIAEGFIVNMQSQHCKTLEEVGHDYLKELVLRCLVELEEAKPGGGIQLVSVHRSLHGFLRKEVTESGFMEIIQDVKHDVLEASSARRISVQSDSSTMYTTQAQQKFPRLRSFICRLDEKQHGEAEAQQQWAKKKRVHHDIKFLRWSKFLRVVSIKGLALEELPAELGDMIHLRYLHLHCPELCFLPSSIVRLLNLQTLDITNTQVEEIDKDFWKIKTLRHVLANSLALPAISMSVGVEEDEASGELQTLHGVKPAASGPKEWSPLDNAMTRSLRSLEMHGFQYLKHGGPVFDAALQNMHLPGHFSPKGDKIPSCVFTEPSLRYLHQFLPCFHKSRKSKGVTKQCREGTKVHVCGCDLLIAFYLSNIIQ, from the exons ATGGTTTACTTTGTTGGCTTCTTTGCCCGCATGATCGCTCGACGCAGGTTGTCTGGTGAAATCAGAAGTGTGGAGATCATACTCAACAAAATCTCAAACAACCGAAAGTACTGCAGGCTTGAGCATAAACCATCCATGGCAATAACATTTTCCGCCATGGCCATTGCAGCATG GCGGGATGACCTGGAGAACGCTGTGGGCTTTGGCAAGGACATCACGATTCTCAAGGGGATGCTGGCCCCTCAAAATGAGGGTGGTTGCCACCCAATGTTCATCTCCATAGTTGGGGAGAGTGGTGCCGGAAAGAACACACTCATCAAAATTATCTGTCATCAGATAGGCACAGAGATGGACATTTTAATCAGGTACGACATGCAGCCAGGTTGCAGTGGGGAAGAGTTCCTTACAACTGTGTACCGAATGGCATTGCGGCAGTTGGCCGATCGCTCTCAAGATCAGCTGGTGGTGGAAGAACAAGGTACTGACACCGGTGACAAGCTCCGTCACCTTCTGGCTGGAAAGAGGTACCTGTTGATTCTGAGCGGCATATCCTCCAAAACCATGCTGAATGGTGTTAGGGCGAGCCTGCCAGACCCAGACGTAAATAATGATGATGGCAGTCGTGTGATGCTCATATTGGACACTGAAAATGAAGAGGTTGCTTGGCATGCTAATACCCTGAACAAACCTGGCGTCGACGGAGTACACCTGCTGACCCCGTTGGGTCAAGCAAGAAGTGGGCAGCTATTCTATTGGAAAGCGCTGAGGAAAGGACAATATGAGTTATGGTTGTCAGCCTCCAAAAAGCGAACAAATTGGAAGCGGGAGGATGACCtgaatgaggaggaagaggaggacaggAATGAGAGCTATCGTGATTACGATTTACAGGGACTCGTGTATGGTGCAACGGGAGGACATCCCATGGCCATAGTGCTTCTTGCCGGCCTTCTCCGATTCAAGCAGAGGCATGTGCAGTGGAATGCAATAATGCAGCAGCTCAATCATGACAACTTTCATACGCAGTCGCTGCCGGCCCAGCTGGGCAACAACACAAGAAGGTCCTTAGAGACCATATTTTGGATGAGCTTCGAGGATCTCCGGGACGACCTCAAGTCCTGCTTCCTCTACCTCGCTGCCTACCCCAAGGATACATGCCACGCTGCCGATGAGATCATTCAGATGTGGATAGCGGAAGGCTTCATCGTCAACATGCAGTCGCAGCATTGCAAGACTCTGGAGGAGGTGGGGCACGACTACCTCAAGGAATTGGTCTTGAGATGCCTTGTTGAGCTGGAGGAAGCAAAACCCGGTGGTGGAATCCAGCTTGTGAGTGTTCACAGAAGCCTCCACGGGTTCCTGCGGAAGGAGGTTACCGAGTCTGGCTTCATGGAGATAATCCAGGACGTCAAACATGATGTCCTCGAGGCATCATCGGCGCGGCGCATCTCTGTTCAGAGTGACAGCAGCACAATGTACACCACCCAGGCCCAGCAGAAATTCCCTAGGCTGCGCTCCTTCATATGCCGATTGGATGAGAAGCAACACGGAGAAGCTGAAGCCCAACAACAGTGGGCAAAGAAGAAGCGTGTGCACCATGATATCAAGTTTTTGCGCTGGTCCAAGTTCCTCCGTGTAGTCTCCATCAAGGGGCTGGCGCTCGAGGAGCTACCAGCTGAGCTCGGTGACATGATCCACCTGCGGTATCTGCACCTCCACTGTCCGGAGCTGTGCTTCCTCCCATCTAGCATTGTCAGATTGCTCAACTTGCAGACCCTGGACATAACCAACACCCAAGTGGAGGAGATTGACAAGGATTTCTGGAAGATCAAGACGTTGCGGCATGTGCTCGCAAACAGCCTCGCCCTTCCTGCAATTTCAATGTCAGTAGGCGTGGAAGAAGATGAGGCTAGTGGTGAGCTACAGACGCTCCACGGCGTAAAGCCCGCCGCCTCAGGACCGAAAGAATGGAGTCCGTTGGACAACGCCATGACACGAAGCCTACGGTCACTGGAAATGCATGGTTTCCAGTATCTGAAACATGGAGGGCCTGTGTTTGACGCTGCTCTTCAGAACATGCATCTTCCTGGCCACTTCAGTCCGAAAGGTGACAAGATCCCTTCATGCGTCTTCACCGAGCCAAGCCTCCGATATCTCCACCAATTTCTTCCTTGCTTTCATAAATCAAGGAAATCAAAAGGTGTTACAAAACAGTGTCGCGAAGGAACCAAGGTTCATGTGTGCGGGTGTGATTTGTTGATTGCCTTCTATCTTTCAAATATTATTCAGTGA